One window from the genome of Fibrobacterota bacterium encodes:
- a CDS encoding MFS transporter translates to MGIEGAAKWLALAAAVLGWMFDGLEMGLFPLVGRPALTEMLGGADIGPWFGVIMAVFLVGAAFGGIALGWLGDRIGRTRAMVWSVLAYSVFSGLGAFVTAPWQLAILRFLAALGMGGQWALGVALVMEIFPSKSRPLMAGVIGASANVGFLLIAALSIGLNSVLASLATVLHGALPDSLVSILLRNGSWRLLMILSATPALLTFLIRVFVPESGMWEAQSQAGGKAPRIGDLFRNGLAKSTCLGAALGAIALLGTWASVQWIPSWAGKIATGVPNAAANVQIASALGAIVFSIFFALFAERFNRRSTYFALSLLSLISCAILFRVPMHYGFAFRFWTFFVGGITAGFYGLLPLYLPELFPTRVRAMGSGLTFNAGRLIAALGAVSGGALVKSFGGDIARMCSIVSLVYALGLVLVWFAPETKGRPLPE, encoded by the coding sequence ATGGGCATCGAGGGCGCGGCGAAGTGGCTGGCCCTGGCGGCCGCGGTGCTGGGCTGGATGTTCGACGGCCTGGAAATGGGCCTCTTCCCGCTGGTAGGCCGCCCCGCCCTGACCGAGATGTTGGGGGGCGCGGATATCGGGCCTTGGTTCGGCGTCATCATGGCCGTCTTCCTGGTGGGCGCGGCTTTCGGGGGAATCGCGCTCGGATGGCTGGGCGATCGCATCGGACGCACCCGCGCCATGGTGTGGAGCGTCTTGGCCTATTCCGTTTTCTCGGGACTGGGGGCTTTCGTCACCGCGCCTTGGCAATTGGCCATCCTGCGTTTCCTGGCCGCGCTCGGCATGGGCGGCCAGTGGGCCTTGGGTGTCGCCTTGGTCATGGAAATCTTCCCCTCCAAATCGCGCCCACTCATGGCCGGCGTGATCGGCGCATCGGCCAACGTCGGCTTCCTTCTCATCGCGGCCCTGTCCATAGGCCTCAACTCCGTGCTCGCCAGCCTCGCGACGGTCCTGCACGGGGCGCTCCCCGACTCCCTGGTATCCATCCTGCTGCGCAACGGGAGCTGGCGCCTGCTCATGATCCTGAGCGCCACCCCCGCGCTCCTGACCTTCCTGATCCGCGTTTTCGTCCCGGAGTCCGGCATGTGGGAGGCCCAGTCCCAGGCGGGCGGAAAGGCGCCGCGCATCGGGGACCTGTTCCGGAACGGCCTCGCCAAAAGCACTTGCCTAGGCGCCGCCTTGGGGGCCATCGCCCTGCTCGGCACCTGGGCCTCGGTCCAATGGATCCCGTCGTGGGCCGGCAAGATCGCGACCGGCGTCCCCAATGCGGCCGCCAACGTTCAGATCGCCTCGGCATTGGGGGCCATCGTATTCAGCATCTTCTTCGCGCTATTCGCGGAACGGTTCAACCGCCGATCTACCTACTTCGCCCTCTCCCTGCTTTCGCTGATCTCCTGCGCCATCCTCTTCCGTGTCCCTATGCATTACGGATTCGCCTTCCGGTTCTGGACCTTCTTCGTGGGCGGCATCACCGCGGGGTTCTACGGGTTGCTTCCGCTTTATCTCCCGGAATTGTTCCCGACGCGGGTTCGCGCCATGGGCTCGGGCCTCACCTTCAACGCCGGCCGCCTCATCGCCGCCTTGGGGGCCGTTTCCGGCGGGGCGCTGGTCAAGTCCTTCGGCGGGGACATCGCCCGCATGTGCTCCATCGTCAGCCTGGTCTACGCATTGGGCCTGGTCCTCGTTTGGTTCGCGCCGGAGACCAAAGGCAGGCCCCTGCCCGAGTAA
- the dinB gene encoding DNA polymerase IV, which yields MAHSGPSDFPGRLVFHVDMDAFYASVEQLENPALRGKPVIVGGVDSMRGVVSSASYEARAFGVHSAMPVAQARKRCPHGIYVAGRHALYGDYSRRIMDVLSDFSPVLEQVSVDEAFLDMTGTKGLFGPPGVSGRAIKEAIRARTGLTASLGAAENKFLAKLASDARKPDGLVVVFPGETQAFLDPMPVDRLWGVGKKTVQELHQVGLYSIAQLRAQPLESLVSHFGENFAVHVHALAQGRDDRELAPDWEEKSISHECTFERDSGDAEFLSAVLLDLSERVARRARKDGRAGRTVTFVWRNPDFTRQSHARSLSAGTDSSQAIYEAAFGLFREVAGLGGDAAAGRLRKGPRMFRLMGVRLSNFAREGQQTSLFEQPKLASGLDRAMDAVRDRFGENAIRRARLAGQEDGGQSP from the coding sequence ATGGCCCATTCCGGCCCATCCGATTTCCCCGGTCGCCTGGTTTTCCACGTCGATATGGACGCCTTCTACGCCTCGGTGGAACAGCTCGAGAATCCGGCCTTGCGCGGAAAACCGGTGATCGTCGGCGGGGTCGACTCCATGCGGGGCGTGGTCTCCTCGGCCTCGTACGAGGCCCGCGCCTTCGGGGTGCATTCCGCCATGCCCGTGGCCCAGGCCCGCAAACGCTGCCCGCACGGGATCTACGTTGCCGGCCGCCACGCCCTTTACGGGGATTACTCCCGTCGCATCATGGACGTGCTTTCGGATTTCTCGCCCGTGCTGGAACAGGTTTCCGTGGACGAGGCTTTCCTGGATATGACCGGAACCAAGGGGCTGTTCGGACCGCCCGGGGTTTCCGGCCGGGCCATCAAGGAAGCCATCCGCGCGCGCACCGGCCTGACCGCCTCGCTGGGGGCCGCGGAGAACAAGTTCCTGGCCAAGTTGGCCTCGGATGCGCGCAAGCCGGACGGGTTGGTGGTGGTGTTTCCCGGCGAGACGCAGGCCTTCCTCGACCCCATGCCCGTCGATCGCCTGTGGGGAGTGGGGAAGAAGACCGTGCAGGAACTGCACCAGGTGGGTCTTTATTCCATCGCCCAACTGCGGGCCCAGCCCCTCGAATCCCTGGTCTCCCATTTCGGCGAAAACTTCGCCGTCCACGTCCATGCCCTCGCGCAGGGCCGGGACGATCGCGAGTTGGCGCCGGACTGGGAGGAAAAGAGCATTTCCCACGAATGCACCTTCGAGCGCGATTCCGGGGACGCGGAATTCCTTTCCGCCGTGTTGCTCGATCTTTCCGAAAGGGTGGCGCGACGCGCGCGCAAGGACGGCCGGGCCGGCCGCACGGTAACCTTCGTGTGGCGTAACCCGGACTTTACCCGCCAGTCCCACGCTCGTTCCCTATCCGCCGGCACCGATTCCAGCCAAGCCATCTACGAGGCGGCTTTTGGGCTGTTCCGGGAGGTCGCCGGACTGGGCGGGGACGCCGCGGCGGGGCGGTTACGCAAAGGTCCGCGCATGTTCCGCCTCATGGGCGTGAGGCTTTCCAATTTCGCCCGGGAAGGCCAGCAGACGTCCCTCTTCGAGCAACCCAAGCTCGCATCCGGGTTGGACCGGGCCATGGACGCGGTGCGCGATCGCTTCGGCGAGAACGCCATCCGGCGCGCCCGCTTGGCAGGCCAGGAGGACGGGGGGCAATCCCCGTAG
- the hemW gene encoding radical SAM family heme chaperone HemW, whose product MVPPIQLYVHVPFCEKKCHYCDFASWEMPAVQQRRWTEVLLKELEAKAPFAAGRPIDTVFFGGGTPSLLAPEFMEAIVARMRSLFDLSRTREMSLECNPSSLKREKLDLYHALGFTRASIGIQSFHADELARLGRVHTVETAHQALATVKADDRFQFSGDLIFGVPGQTEANFLESLRQLLSYQPDHVSFYGLTIEEGTEFSRQKAAGTLIMPEDDAYNGMYLAGVALLAEAGYRRYEVSNFCRPGKASKHNQGYWNGAEYLAFGPGAHGFIDGRRSVSPRSFEDYLAWGANGFPESACVLDILTDDDRRMEAVMLGLRQDDGVDLAKLRGLGLDPRDATLDKWVRAGMLQRTAGAARLVDAGWLFLDEICADLVARS is encoded by the coding sequence GTGGTTCCTCCCATCCAGCTTTACGTCCATGTTCCCTTCTGCGAAAAGAAGTGCCATTACTGCGACTTCGCCAGCTGGGAGATGCCGGCCGTGCAGCAGCGGCGGTGGACCGAAGTCCTTCTGAAGGAGCTGGAGGCCAAGGCCCCGTTCGCCGCGGGCCGCCCCATCGATACCGTTTTCTTCGGTGGCGGCACGCCTTCCCTCCTCGCCCCCGAATTCATGGAAGCCATCGTCGCGCGCATGCGATCGCTTTTCGATCTCTCCCGGACCCGGGAGATGTCCCTGGAATGCAATCCCAGCAGCCTTAAGCGCGAGAAGCTCGACCTGTACCATGCCCTGGGATTCACGCGCGCCAGCATCGGGATCCAGAGTTTCCATGCCGATGAACTGGCCCGCCTGGGCCGGGTGCATACGGTGGAAACCGCCCATCAGGCGTTGGCGACCGTGAAGGCGGACGACCGTTTCCAATTCAGCGGGGACCTGATCTTCGGAGTGCCGGGGCAGACGGAGGCGAACTTCCTGGAGAGCCTGCGCCAATTGCTTTCCTATCAGCCCGATCACGTTTCCTTTTACGGGCTCACTATCGAAGAAGGCACGGAGTTCTCCCGGCAGAAGGCGGCGGGAACCCTGATCATGCCGGAAGACGATGCCTACAACGGGATGTATCTGGCTGGGGTGGCCCTGTTGGCCGAAGCGGGGTACCGACGGTACGAAGTCTCCAATTTCTGCAGGCCGGGCAAAGCCAGCAAGCACAACCAAGGGTATTGGAACGGCGCGGAATACCTCGCCTTCGGCCCCGGCGCCCACGGCTTCATCGACGGCCGGCGCAGCGTATCGCCGCGATCCTTCGAGGACTATCTGGCTTGGGGCGCGAATGGATTTCCCGAGTCGGCCTGCGTGCTGGATATCTTGACCGATGATGACCGGCGCATGGAAGCGGTCATGCTGGGCCTGCGCCAGGACGACGGAGTGGATTTGGCAAAACTGCGCGGACTCGGACTGGATCCGCGCGACGCGACCCTCGATAAATGGGTACGGGCCGGAATGCTGCAGCGGACGGCCGGCGCGGCCCGGCTCGTCGATGCGGGTTGGCTTTTCCTGGATGAAATCTGCGCGGACCTGGTCGCGCGGTCCTAG
- the ftsW gene encoding putative lipid II flippase FtsW, whose protein sequence is MKRLRIDIFLLLGVLALVGLGIVIIYSSSAAFAQSRGLPDSFYLVNHIKKVIIGFLAFLIGLSVPYKTWENVSRPVMYLAAGLLLVVAVMGISAHGARRWISFASFGLQPSELAKVAMVFFLAKLLTDKAEDMPRLGKGFIASMAFPMVVFLLILKQPNYSTAATVLAITVAMVFAGGARIRHMVGLGAIAVPALGVLMVSSAYRLKRVMAFLHPENNLASSYQSLQALISLGNGGLFGTGLGTSTQKLGYLPMPFTDTIFSILGEELGLIGTAVCLSLFALVIWRGLRVSFHCPDRFGSLVALGVTVSLSVNVIMHVGVCAKFFPTTGQTLPFVSYGGTSLVASLFAMGVLLNISGHSLDSIPESWRANPQKWQMLAGAARAKPGARERLGANGALGSARKAGKAAA, encoded by the coding sequence ATGAAGCGATTGCGCATCGACATTTTCCTCTTGCTCGGCGTGCTGGCCCTGGTGGGCCTGGGCATCGTCATCATCTATTCGTCGTCGGCGGCGTTCGCGCAATCCCGCGGCTTGCCGGATTCCTTCTATCTCGTCAACCACATCAAGAAGGTCATCATCGGTTTTCTCGCCTTCTTGATCGGGCTTTCCGTTCCCTATAAGACCTGGGAAAACGTCTCCCGGCCCGTCATGTACCTGGCCGCGGGGCTTTTGCTGGTGGTGGCGGTGATGGGCATTTCCGCCCACGGCGCGCGCCGCTGGATCAGCTTCGCCAGCTTCGGCCTGCAACCCTCGGAATTGGCCAAGGTGGCCATGGTCTTCTTCCTGGCCAAGCTGTTGACGGATAAGGCCGAAGACATGCCTAGGCTCGGGAAGGGCTTTATCGCTTCCATGGCCTTCCCCATGGTGGTCTTCCTCCTCATCCTGAAGCAGCCCAATTACAGCACGGCCGCCACGGTCCTGGCCATAACGGTCGCCATGGTTTTCGCCGGGGGAGCCCGCATCCGGCATATGGTCGGCTTAGGGGCGATCGCAGTCCCGGCCTTGGGCGTGCTCATGGTCAGCAGCGCCTATCGCCTGAAACGCGTCATGGCTTTCCTGCATCCGGAAAACAATCTGGCCAGCTCGTATCAAAGCTTGCAGGCCCTCATCAGCCTGGGGAACGGGGGATTGTTCGGAACCGGCCTCGGGACCAGCACCCAAAAGCTTGGTTATTTGCCCATGCCCTTCACGGATACCATCTTCTCCATCCTCGGGGAAGAGTTGGGCCTGATCGGCACGGCCGTTTGCCTGTCGTTGTTCGCCTTGGTCATCTGGCGCGGCTTGCGCGTCTCATTCCATTGTCCCGATCGGTTCGGCAGCCTGGTCGCTTTGGGCGTCACCGTCTCCCTGTCGGTCAACGTCATCATGCACGTGGGCGTATGCGCCAAATTCTTCCCGACCACGGGCCAGACCTTGCCTTTCGTCTCGTACGGCGGCACCTCGCTGGTGGCCAGCCTGTTCGCCATGGGCGTGCTCCTGAACATCTCGGGGCATAGCCTGGATTCGATACCGGAATCGTGGCGCGCCAATCCGCAAAAGTGGCAGATGCTGGCGGGCGCGGCCAGGGCCAAACCGGGCGCGCGCGAACGCTTGGGCGCGAACGGGGCTTTGGGTTCGGCGCGCAAGGCCGGAAAGGCGGCGGCATGA
- a CDS encoding metallophosphoesterase — translation MRLFALSDPHLAFGVPGKTMDRFGAEWVRHPDKIKANWEKAVGPDDVVAVPGDISWAKKFEAALEDLRWLGSLPGRKIILRGNHDIWWPSSSLLERELPPSVAFIQNNHVKIGPFVFFGARLWDTVEYSVFDLIEWDPAKGPIPGLKSDGDVKEQERIYDRDLMRLKLSIDSIPAGMPGIRIGLAHYPPLDHLLRPSRASRMYADAGAEHVIFGHLHSVRKELAGKAFGKLEGTEYHLASCDYLDYAPKLICEA, via the coding sequence ATGAGGCTGTTCGCGCTTTCCGATCCCCACCTCGCCTTCGGGGTGCCGGGCAAAACCATGGACCGTTTCGGCGCGGAATGGGTGCGTCATCCCGATAAGATCAAGGCCAATTGGGAAAAGGCCGTGGGACCGGACGATGTGGTCGCGGTGCCCGGGGACATCAGCTGGGCCAAGAAATTCGAGGCGGCCCTCGAGGACTTGCGTTGGCTGGGGTCCCTCCCCGGCCGCAAGATCATCCTCCGGGGCAACCATGATATTTGGTGGCCATCCTCATCCCTCCTGGAACGGGAACTGCCGCCTTCCGTCGCCTTCATCCAGAACAACCACGTCAAAATCGGGCCCTTCGTTTTCTTCGGGGCGCGGCTATGGGACACGGTGGAATATTCCGTGTTCGACCTCATCGAATGGGACCCGGCCAAGGGCCCCATCCCGGGTCTCAAGAGCGACGGGGACGTGAAGGAGCAGGAGCGCATTTACGATCGCGATCTGATGCGCCTTAAGCTCTCCATCGATTCCATTCCCGCGGGTATGCCCGGAATCCGGATCGGCCTGGCGCATTATCCCCCCTTGGATCATTTGCTGCGCCCGTCCCGGGCCTCGCGCATGTATGCCGACGCGGGGGCGGAACACGTCATCTTCGGGCATCTGCATTCGGTGAGGAAAGAGCTGGCGGGAAAGGCCTTCGGAAAGCTGGAAGGGACCGAGTACCATCTGGCGAGTTGCGATTACCTGGATTACGCGCCCAAACTGATCTGCGAAGCGTAG
- the ftsA gene encoding cell division protein FtsA: MANPIVGLDIGTTKIGVIIGEVDPNGQLKIVGVGTSPSEGLRKGVVVNIEKTVKSIHRAVEEAELMAGVDVESVYVGIAGDHIRSINSRGVIAVSRTDNEITRQDVARVIEAARAVAIPMDREMLHVIPQEFIVDDQPGIKDPVGMSGVRLEGDVHIVTGAITSAQNIYKSVEKAGLKVADIVLEPLASSYSVLEDDERELGAAVIDMGGGTTDLIVFIEDSVRHTASIGLGGKNVTNDLAIGIRTPLERAEEIKRNHGTCLRSGLENSEYIAVPGVGGREQREVSRAVLASIIEPRMREIFTLIMRELQKNHYLDMLGAGVVLTGGGALMHGAVELAEQVFGMPVKLGVPKGFGGLVDSVATPVHATGVGLVQYGVMRSSQNREEQGAAQGSDRFKEIVRKMTDWVKQYV; the protein is encoded by the coding sequence ATGGCGAACCCAATAGTCGGATTGGACATCGGCACCACCAAGATCGGCGTCATCATCGGCGAGGTGGATCCGAACGGCCAATTGAAGATCGTAGGCGTGGGCACCAGCCCCAGCGAAGGCCTGCGCAAGGGCGTCGTGGTCAACATCGAGAAGACCGTTAAGAGCATCCATCGCGCGGTGGAAGAAGCCGAGCTGATGGCGGGCGTGGACGTGGAATCGGTGTACGTCGGCATCGCCGGCGATCATATCCGCTCCATCAACAGCCGCGGCGTGATCGCCGTATCGCGCACCGATAACGAGATTACCCGTCAGGACGTGGCCCGTGTGATCGAAGCCGCCCGCGCGGTGGCCATCCCCATGGATCGCGAGATGCTGCACGTCATCCCGCAGGAATTCATCGTGGACGATCAGCCGGGGATCAAGGATCCCGTGGGCATGAGCGGCGTGCGCCTGGAAGGCGACGTGCACATCGTCACGGGCGCCATTACTTCGGCGCAGAATATCTACAAGAGCGTGGAGAAGGCGGGCCTCAAAGTCGCCGATATCGTACTCGAGCCGTTGGCCTCTTCCTACAGCGTGTTGGAGGACGACGAGCGGGAACTGGGCGCGGCCGTCATCGACATGGGCGGCGGCACCACCGACCTGATCGTCTTCATCGAGGACAGCGTGCGGCATACGGCCAGCATCGGCCTGGGCGGGAAGAACGTGACCAACGATTTGGCCATCGGCATCCGCACCCCTTTGGAACGGGCCGAGGAGATCAAGCGCAACCACGGCACCTGCCTGCGCTCAGGCCTGGAGAATTCGGAATACATCGCCGTCCCCGGCGTGGGCGGCCGCGAGCAGCGCGAGGTGAGCCGCGCGGTGCTGGCTTCCATCATCGAGCCGCGTATGCGTGAGATTTTCACGCTGATCATGCGCGAGCTCCAGAAGAACCACTACCTCGACATGCTCGGGGCCGGAGTGGTCCTGACCGGCGGCGGTGCCCTGATGCATGGGGCCGTGGAATTGGCCGAGCAGGTATTCGGAATGCCCGTGAAGCTCGGGGTTCCCAAAGGGTTCGGCGGGCTGGTGGATTCGGTCGCCACCCCGGTGCATGCCACCGGCGTGGGATTGGTCCAATACGGCGTGATGCGTTCGAGCCAGAATCGCGAAGAGCAGGGAGCGGCCCAGGGCAGCGACCGGTTCAAGGAAATCGTTCGGAAGATGACCGATTGGGTGAAGCAGTACGTCTAG
- a CDS encoding FtsQ-type POTRA domain-containing protein, translating to MSRARTGRPGRRGAGKAAGHVMRNVPPTAPRTGRNGQKSAQAKRELARTRRAGSLRRAWNALRLGLGATLVTGAIIAAGWAGWRAFATHDVLALREVEVVGNSRVDKAAILEKAGFELGEKLPLIHLAAAEAAVRSLPGIGEVEVRRMYPSRIEIRIKEKQPVAMGYARRWYGLASDGTALPGVNWGRSDLPVIDKFGTLDSSMRAALGGFLERARAEYPDLYANFSQMSPRGGDGVEIILRDRKLKVLLPLERAGAGSNFATSGSNKSLISLEFLRTLQQQQAAALEPGKTVDLRVEGYAYVR from the coding sequence ATGAGCCGCGCACGCACGGGAAGGCCCGGCCGGCGCGGCGCGGGCAAAGCGGCGGGCCATGTCATGCGCAATGTGCCCCCCACGGCCCCGCGTACAGGCCGCAATGGCCAGAAATCGGCGCAAGCCAAGCGTGAACTCGCCCGCACCCGCCGGGCCGGGAGCCTGCGGCGGGCTTGGAACGCGCTTCGCTTAGGATTAGGCGCGACCTTGGTAACGGGCGCCATCATCGCCGCGGGTTGGGCCGGCTGGCGCGCCTTCGCGACCCATGACGTCCTGGCTTTGCGGGAGGTCGAGGTGGTGGGGAACAGCCGTGTGGACAAAGCCGCCATCTTGGAGAAGGCGGGCTTCGAACTCGGCGAGAAACTGCCCCTCATCCATCTGGCCGCGGCGGAAGCGGCGGTGCGATCCTTGCCAGGCATCGGCGAAGTCGAGGTACGGCGTATGTACCCGTCGCGCATAGAGATCCGCATCAAGGAAAAGCAACCGGTGGCGATGGGATACGCCCGCAGATGGTATGGTCTCGCGTCCGACGGCACCGCCTTGCCCGGCGTCAATTGGGGCCGCTCCGATCTTCCGGTGATCGACAAGTTCGGGACCTTGGATAGCTCGATGCGGGCCGCGTTGGGCGGCTTCCTGGAACGCGCGCGCGCGGAGTATCCCGATTTGTACGCGAACTTCTCGCAGATGTCCCCGCGCGGCGGCGACGGGGTGGAAATCATCCTTAGGGATCGCAAGCTTAAGGTGCTCTTGCCCCTGGAACGCGCCGGCGCGGGATCGAATTTCGCTACTTCGGGATCCAATAAGTCGTTGATATCGCTCGAATTCCTGAGAACCTTGCAACAGCAGCAGGCCGCCGCGCTCGAGCCCGGCAAGACGGTCGACCTGCGCGTGGAGGGCTATGCGTACGTCAGATGA
- a CDS encoding UDP-N-acetylmuramate--L-alanine ligase, with product MKPSPRLQRLHFIGIGGAGMSVLAEVLASWGFTVSGSDGQESETLDRLRALGMKAIAGHAASHLGEPDAVVYSSAVPGSNPELAEARRRGLPLVKRAEMLGEALRGKYALAVAGTHGKTTTTTMLGRIWIEAGKEPTLLAGGTARGENLSALAGKGEAVIVEADEFDRSFLSLRPAAAIIGNIDSDHLDTYGSLDAIRDAFREFAEGMPFYGLVVANRDDAGVQAVLPRLTRRVATYGLQAGADYRAVDARIASQGMIFNLEQHGSVLGGIRLPVPGIHNVYNALAAAALSLEEGIPFAVIQKALAGYPGVKRRLELRGLKAGVAFYDDYAHHPTEVSAALKAARGLVPKTPAAGRLIAVFQPHLYSRTRQLHREFAAAFAACDELFVTRVYPSREQPIPGVEGDLIVADARADGMSADKVHFVEDIETLPGAVAARVRSGDLVLTMGAGDISYRCGAIMEAVR from the coding sequence ATGAAGCCCTCCCCCCGGCTGCAACGGCTCCATTTCATCGGCATCGGCGGGGCCGGCATGAGCGTGCTGGCCGAAGTGCTGGCTTCGTGGGGTTTCACGGTTTCCGGAAGCGATGGGCAGGAAAGCGAAACCCTGGATCGGCTGCGCGCATTGGGGATGAAAGCGATAGCCGGGCATGCCGCGTCCCATCTCGGCGAACCCGATGCGGTCGTTTATTCCTCCGCCGTCCCGGGCTCCAATCCCGAATTGGCCGAGGCCCGGCGCCGGGGCTTGCCCTTGGTCAAGCGCGCCGAGATGTTGGGCGAAGCGCTGCGCGGGAAATACGCCTTGGCCGTGGCCGGCACCCACGGGAAGACCACCACCACCACCATGCTCGGCCGCATCTGGATCGAAGCCGGGAAAGAGCCCACCTTGCTGGCGGGCGGCACGGCCCGGGGCGAAAACCTGTCCGCCTTGGCAGGCAAAGGGGAAGCGGTGATCGTGGAGGCGGATGAATTCGATCGGTCCTTCCTTTCCCTGCGCCCGGCCGCCGCCATCATCGGGAACATCGATTCCGATCATCTGGATACTTACGGAAGCCTGGATGCCATCCGGGACGCCTTCCGCGAATTCGCCGAAGGCATGCCCTTCTACGGTTTAGTCGTCGCCAATCGCGATGACGCGGGCGTGCAGGCCGTGCTTCCGCGCCTGACCCGTCGCGTGGCGACCTACGGATTGCAAGCCGGCGCCGACTACCGCGCCGTCGATGCCCGGATCGCGAGCCAAGGCATGATTTTCAACCTGGAGCAGCACGGATCCGTGCTTGGCGGAATACGATTGCCGGTCCCGGGCATCCATAACGTTTACAACGCCTTAGCCGCCGCGGCGCTTTCCCTGGAAGAAGGCATTCCTTTCGCCGTAATCCAAAAGGCCCTGGCCGGCTATCCGGGCGTCAAACGTCGTCTCGAGTTGCGCGGCTTAAAGGCGGGCGTAGCATTCTACGACGACTACGCGCACCATCCGACCGAAGTGTCCGCGGCCCTCAAGGCAGCCCGCGGTCTCGTGCCGAAGACGCCGGCTGCCGGTCGTTTAATCGCGGTGTTCCAGCCCCATCTATACAGCCGCACGCGGCAATTGCATCGGGAATTCGCCGCCGCCTTCGCGGCTTGCGATGAGCTTTTCGTCACGCGCGTCTATCCTTCCCGCGAGCAGCCCATTCCCGGGGTGGAAGGCGACTTGATCGTCGCCGATGCCCGCGCCGACGGGATGAGCGCCGATAAGGTCCATTTCGTGGAAGATATCGAAACCCTTCCGGGGGCCGTCGCGGCCCGCGTACGTTCCGGGGATTTGGTCCTGACCATGGGGGCGGGGGATATCAGCTATCGCTGCGGCGCCATCATGGAGGCGGTGCGATGA
- the ftsZ gene encoding cell division protein FtsZ — translation MVFSFDDNVKTVAKLKVVGVGGAGGNAINRMVASGLQGVEFIAINTDAMALEHNRADVKIQIGTKLTGGLGAGANPTVGNMSMQEDRERVRAQLEGADMVFIAAGMGGGTGTGAAPVVAEIAREMGILTVAVVTKPFLWEGPVRDKNASNGLEGLRKNVDTVIVVPNQKLLSVVSKTTPLREAFKMADDILSSATRGISDIILKHGDIQVDFADVRAIMSQGGDALMGTGQAQGENRATIAADRAIHSPLLDNVSIAGATGVLVNITGGEDLGIMEVNDAMNFIYEAVGPETQTNIIFGTVINPDFKDEIAITVIATGFGQVHTPKQFSPKLTGSEGPRRPASGPAYPQGSIQGSSVPNREVSKPAPIVEPYRDYDRSTFERYTESNMNEMPDAPAAPQRMADPARPERIDRVSPAYPGFQAAPQPKPVDEPPSRVPFSKPIPGKAGFGHIAPVPRDDENRVLFNDANDPKRGFGTVTPPSIKGRYKDLDPDIDYETPAFLRNQAD, via the coding sequence ATGGTTTTTTCATTCGACGACAACGTGAAGACGGTCGCCAAGCTTAAAGTGGTGGGCGTCGGCGGAGCCGGCGGCAACGCCATCAACCGCATGGTGGCTTCGGGATTGCAGGGCGTCGAGTTCATCGCGATCAACACCGATGCCATGGCGTTGGAGCACAACCGGGCGGACGTCAAGATCCAGATCGGGACCAAGCTGACCGGCGGCCTGGGCGCCGGGGCCAATCCCACCGTGGGCAACATGTCCATGCAGGAGGATCGCGAGCGCGTGCGGGCCCAACTGGAAGGCGCGGATATGGTCTTCATCGCGGCCGGCATGGGCGGCGGCACCGGCACCGGCGCGGCCCCCGTGGTCGCCGAGATCGCCCGCGAGATGGGCATCCTGACCGTGGCCGTCGTGACCAAGCCTTTCCTGTGGGAAGGACCGGTCCGCGACAAGAACGCCTCCAACGGCCTGGAAGGCTTGCGCAAGAACGTGGACACCGTGATCGTGGTGCCCAACCAGAAGCTCCTTTCCGTCGTCAGCAAGACTACGCCGCTGCGCGAAGCCTTCAAGATGGCGGACGATATCCTGAGCTCGGCCACGCGCGGCATATCCGACATAATCCTCAAGCATGGCGACATCCAGGTGGACTTCGCGGACGTGCGGGCCATCATGTCCCAGGGCGGGGACGCCTTGATGGGAACGGGCCAGGCCCAGGGCGAGAATCGCGCGACCATAGCGGCCGACCGGGCCATCCATAGTCCGCTTTTGGACAACGTCAGCATCGCCGGCGCCACCGGCGTGCTGGTGAACATCACCGGCGGCGAGGACCTGGGGATCATGGAAGTCAACGACGCCATGAACTTCATCTACGAGGCCGTGGGGCCCGAGACCCAGACCAACATCATCTTCGGTACCGTCATCAATCCGGATTTCAAGGACGAGATCGCCATAACCGTGATCGCCACCGGCTTCGGCCAGGTGCATACCCCCAAGCAATTCAGCCCCAAGCTGACCGGCTCGGAAGGGCCCCGCCGCCCGGCCTCCGGCCCGGCTTATCCGCAGGGCTCGATCCAAGGGTCTTCGGTTCCCAATCGCGAAGTCTCCAAGCCGGCTCCCATCGTGGAACCCTATCGCGACTATGACCGCAGCACCTTCGAGCGGTACACGGAATCGAATATGAACGAAATGCCCGACGCGCCGGCCGCCCCGCAACGCATGGCCGATCCGGCCCGGCCCGAGCGGATCGATCGCGTATCGCCCGCCTATCCGGGATTCCAGGCCGCCCCCCAACCCAAGCCGGTGGATGAGCCGCCCAGCCGGGTCCCGTTCTCGAAGCCGATTCCCGGCAAGGCCGGCTTCGGCCATATCGCGCCGGTCCCCCGGGACGACGAGAACCGCGTGCTCTTCAACGACGCCAACGATCCCAAGCGCGGCTTCGGGACCGTAACGCCCCCGAGCATCAAGGGGCGCTATAAGGATTTGGATCCGGATATCGATTACGAAACGCCGGCCTTCCTGCGCAATCAAGCCGACTAG